A portion of the Hoylesella buccalis ATCC 35310 genome contains these proteins:
- a CDS encoding ComEA family DNA-binding protein has protein sequence MKKTFICMFLLLFGGFTLAQNKLSWETYYEQLTDIDGIESGSWEAAYEVLSELAEHPLNLNEATREDLEQLPFLTPQQIEELVEYLDRYAPIRSWGELAMIESLDATRRKLLSFFVTLGTERPKAFPSAGDVMKYGRHELLFTGKVPFYKRQGDEKGYLGYPYKHWWRYNFKYGQYVNAGLVGSQDAGEPWFAGRNKWGYDYYSYYLQLKNWGRLKSMVMGRYRLKFGLGVSMNRDFGFGKLATLSALGNNTNTIRAQSSRSEANYMQGVAATVSVVRGLDLTGFASYRKIDGTLRNDDSTAIATIVKTGYHRTEHEMDRKHNTAELVVGGHAQYFKNGFHVGMTAFHTSLDRPLRPKTEQLYRLYNTSGKLFWNASVDYGYVSRKLSIQGETATGDCRALATVHYLSYQCTSTWSVMAVQRFYSYKYHSLFSQSFSEGGKAQNESGIYLGTNWHASRHLSLMAYVDYAYFPWARYQVSKASSAWDCLLMGNYQRRKWQLQGRYRLRLREKDNAEKLALLPERIHQGRLSVAFDDEHWLFKTQGDLSYHYLSTKSFGYMIAETMGYRRGRLRAFANIGYFNTDDFNSRIYCYERGLLYTFAFPVFSGEGMRYTINVRWDANSKLMFMAKLGTTHYFDRDKIGSSYQQINQSSQTDLEMQLRWRF, from the coding sequence ATGAAAAAGACCTTCATATGCATGTTTCTTCTGCTGTTTGGCGGCTTCACCTTGGCACAGAACAAGCTGTCTTGGGAAACCTATTATGAGCAGTTGACCGACATCGACGGCATAGAATCGGGTTCCTGGGAGGCCGCTTATGAGGTATTGAGCGAGCTGGCCGAACACCCTTTGAACCTGAATGAGGCAACGAGGGAGGATCTGGAACAGCTTCCTTTCTTGACACCGCAGCAGATAGAAGAGCTGGTGGAGTATCTGGATCGCTATGCGCCGATACGCAGTTGGGGCGAGTTGGCGATGATTGAGTCGCTCGACGCAACGCGTAGGAAACTGCTATCCTTCTTCGTCACCCTTGGAACGGAGCGGCCGAAGGCATTCCCTTCCGCGGGCGATGTCATGAAGTATGGTCGTCATGAACTGTTATTCACGGGAAAAGTGCCGTTCTACAAACGTCAAGGTGACGAGAAAGGCTACCTGGGTTATCCTTACAAACATTGGTGGCGGTACAACTTCAAGTACGGACAGTATGTCAATGCGGGTCTCGTGGGGTCGCAAGATGCGGGCGAACCGTGGTTTGCGGGTCGCAATAAGTGGGGTTACGACTACTATTCCTACTATCTTCAGCTGAAAAACTGGGGACGGCTGAAATCGATGGTGATGGGTCGTTATCGACTGAAGTTCGGTCTGGGTGTCAGCATGAACCGTGACTTTGGATTCGGAAAGTTGGCTACATTATCTGCTTTGGGCAACAACACCAATACCATTCGGGCGCAGTCGTCACGCTCGGAAGCCAACTACATGCAGGGAGTTGCAGCCACGGTGAGCGTCGTGCGCGGCCTGGATTTGACGGGATTCGCATCCTATCGCAAGATTGACGGCACGTTGAGAAACGACGACAGCACGGCCATTGCCACGATTGTGAAAACAGGTTACCATCGCACGGAGCACGAAATGGATCGCAAGCACAACACGGCTGAGCTGGTGGTCGGTGGCCATGCGCAATATTTCAAAAATGGTTTTCATGTGGGAATGACAGCCTTTCACACGTCACTCGACCGCCCATTGCGACCGAAAACGGAACAGTTGTATCGCCTATACAACACTTCGGGCAAGTTGTTTTGGAATGCCAGCGTGGATTATGGTTACGTTAGTCGTAAATTATCCATACAAGGTGAGACCGCCACAGGCGATTGTAGAGCCTTGGCCACGGTACACTACTTGAGCTATCAGTGTACGTCAACGTGGTCGGTGATGGCCGTACAGCGTTTCTACTCGTACAAATACCACTCGCTGTTCAGCCAAAGTTTCAGCGAAGGAGGGAAAGCGCAGAACGAAAGCGGCATCTACCTGGGCACCAACTGGCATGCCTCTCGTCATCTATCGTTGATGGCCTATGTCGATTATGCTTACTTTCCATGGGCCAGATATCAAGTGAGCAAGGCCAGTTCGGCATGGGATTGTCTGCTGATGGGCAACTACCAGCGACGCAAGTGGCAGCTGCAAGGGCGCTACCGACTGCGACTTAGGGAGAAAGATAATGCGGAAAAGTTGGCCTTATTGCCCGAACGCATCCATCAGGGACGCCTATCAGTGGCGTTTGACGACGAACATTGGCTATTCAAGACGCAAGGCGACCTATCCTATCACTACTTATCAACTAAAAGCTTTGGCTACATGATCGCCGAAACCATGGGCTATCGGCGGGGACGTTTGCGCGCGTTTGCCAATATAGGATATTTCAATACCGACGATTTTAACAGTCGAATTTACTGTTACGAACGTGGTTTGCTCTACACGTTCGCCTTCCCCGTGTTCTCTGGAGAGGGCATGCGTTACACCATCAACGTGCGGTGGGATGCCAACAGCAAGCTTATGTTCATGGCAAAGCTGGGCACCACACACTACTTTGACCGTGACAAAATTGGCAGTTCGTACCAACAAATCAACCAAAGTTCGCAAACCGACCTGGAGATGCAGTTGCGTTGGAGATTTTAA
- a CDS encoding glycoside hydrolase family 3 C-terminal domain-containing protein — protein sequence MKKIHITILALACAVNSIQAQVTYPFQDARLSFEQRADDLCKRLTLEEKAGLMQNNSKPVPRLGIKQFQWWGEALHGSARTGLATVFPQTIGMAASFDDELLLQVFNIASTEARAKYNVAAKKGYFDTSWSVSLWTPNVNIFRDPRWGRGQETYGEDPYLTSRMGCAVVEGLQGGKGPHKYYKAFACAKHFAVHSGPEWNRHSISIDDVSPRDFHETYLPAFKYLVQVGGVKEVMCAYNSIDGEPCCSDQRLLEQLLRDEWGFKGIVVSDCGAIDDIWRKGFHEVEPDAAHASARAVKGGTDMSCGQTYGSLPEAVRLGKVTEERIDKSLKRLIVGRMQLGEFDPDSITRWGVISMNDVSTPSSQKMALKMARETMTLLYNPKHALPLSKQLKQVVVMGPNANDSVMMWGNYNGTPRHTVTILDGIRRKIGAQRVKFIEGCGLVEPHRRGNQALTTQQLVEEVGDNKTVIFVGGISPQLEGEQLEVEAKGFKGGDRVTIELPQVQREMIAALHAAGKQVIMVNCSGSAIGLVPEVTHTDAILQAWYPGERGGEAVADVLFGDYNPAGKLPVTFYRDDSQLPDYLDYNMRNRTYRYFKGKPLFPFGHGLSYTSFKIGKAKMRNGKLTVSVKNTGKRAGEEVVQLYISCLDDPNGPIKSLRGFKRMALQAGEQRTVTLNLPRKSFERFDEQTNTIRVVPGKYRVYYGTSSDEADLQSFIYHLQ from the coding sequence ATGAAGAAAATTCATATCACTATCCTGGCACTGGCTTGCGCTGTTAACAGCATACAGGCCCAAGTAACCTATCCCTTTCAAGATGCTCGCCTATCGTTTGAACAGCGAGCCGACGACCTTTGTAAACGCCTAACGCTGGAGGAAAAAGCGGGATTGATGCAAAACAACTCGAAACCTGTGCCGCGTTTGGGCATCAAGCAATTCCAATGGTGGGGCGAAGCGCTGCATGGTTCGGCTCGAACAGGGTTGGCAACAGTCTTTCCACAGACCATTGGTATGGCGGCATCGTTCGACGATGAACTGCTTTTACAAGTGTTCAACATCGCCAGTACCGAAGCACGTGCCAAATACAATGTAGCTGCTAAGAAGGGATATTTTGACACTTCTTGGAGCGTTTCGTTGTGGACACCCAATGTAAATATCTTCCGTGACCCTCGATGGGGACGAGGTCAGGAAACTTATGGAGAAGATCCTTACCTGACATCGCGCATGGGCTGTGCCGTGGTTGAAGGCCTGCAAGGTGGCAAGGGGCCACACAAATATTACAAGGCTTTTGCCTGTGCCAAGCATTTTGCCGTGCATAGTGGCCCTGAATGGAACCGCCACTCAATCAGCATTGACGATGTTTCGCCTCGTGACTTTCATGAAACATACCTTCCTGCCTTTAAATATTTGGTGCAAGTGGGCGGTGTGAAAGAAGTAATGTGTGCCTACAACAGCATTGATGGCGAACCCTGTTGCAGCGACCAGCGACTTCTGGAACAACTCTTGAGAGACGAATGGGGATTCAAAGGTATTGTGGTGAGCGACTGTGGTGCTATCGATGACATCTGGCGTAAGGGCTTTCATGAAGTAGAACCCGATGCTGCACATGCTTCAGCGCGTGCGGTCAAAGGTGGTACCGACATGAGCTGCGGCCAAACTTACGGTTCGTTGCCAGAGGCGGTGAGGCTGGGAAAGGTGACGGAAGAGCGCATCGACAAAAGCTTGAAGCGCCTGATTGTAGGACGAATGCAGCTGGGTGAGTTTGATCCCGATTCGATTACACGCTGGGGTGTCATCTCAATGAATGACGTCAGTACACCGTCAAGCCAGAAGATGGCATTGAAAATGGCACGCGAAACCATGACGCTATTGTACAATCCCAAGCATGCATTGCCCTTGTCCAAGCAGCTGAAGCAAGTGGTAGTCATGGGTCCAAACGCCAATGATTCGGTCATGATGTGGGGAAACTACAATGGGACGCCGCGCCACACCGTAACGATACTCGACGGAATACGTCGCAAGATAGGTGCGCAGCGGGTGAAATTTATTGAAGGTTGTGGCCTGGTTGAACCGCATCGAAGAGGTAATCAGGCGCTGACCACGCAGCAGTTGGTCGAAGAAGTGGGAGACAACAAGACGGTAATCTTCGTCGGAGGTATCTCTCCTCAGTTGGAAGGCGAGCAGCTGGAGGTCGAGGCAAAAGGCTTCAAAGGCGGCGATAGGGTGACCATTGAATTGCCCCAAGTGCAGCGAGAGATGATTGCAGCCCTGCATGCCGCAGGCAAACAGGTCATCATGGTCAACTGTAGTGGCAGCGCCATTGGGCTGGTTCCGGAGGTAACACATACCGATGCTATCTTACAAGCATGGTATCCGGGTGAACGTGGCGGTGAGGCTGTGGCCGATGTGCTGTTCGGTGATTACAATCCGGCAGGAAAATTGCCCGTTACGTTCTATCGGGATGACTCTCAACTACCCGACTATCTGGATTACAACATGCGTAACAGAACCTATCGATACTTCAAAGGAAAACCTCTTTTCCCGTTCGGACATGGTCTGAGTTATACGTCCTTCAAAATAGGAAAGGCGAAGATGAGGAACGGAAAACTCACGGTAAGCGTGAAAAACACGGGCAAACGTGCTGGCGAGGAGGTGGTGCAATTGTACATTAGTTGCCTTGATGACCCCAATGGCCCCATTAAATCGTTGAGGGGTTTCAAACGCATGGCACTGCAAGCCGGTGAGCAACGCACGGTAACCTTGAATCTTCCACGCAAATCTTTCGAGCGTTTTGACGAACAAACCAACACCATCCGTGTGGTTCCAGGCAAATACAGAGTGTATTATGGCACCAGTTCTGACGAGGCAGACTTACAATCTTTCATTTATCATTTGCAGTAA
- a CDS encoding 2-oxoacid:ferredoxin oxidoreductase subunit beta → MTQVTANQYKKGLARWCPGCGDHFFLANLHKAMAEMGVSPHEIAVISGIGCSSRLSYYMSTYAMQTIHGRAAAIASGAKIVNPNLTVWQISGDGDGLAIGGNHFIHTIRRNVNLNMVLLNNRIYGLTKGQYSPTSPRGFVSKSSPYGTVEDPFQPAELCFGARGRFFARAVANDTPHTVEILQAAYKHKGASLCEILQNCVIFNNGAYEPIYTKDGRKQHAIYVEHGKPLLFGENNEYGLVQDGFGLKVVKLGENGITEKDILVHDAHAQDDTLHLKLAMMDNEHGFPVALGVIRDVEAPTYDEMVNKQIEEVTAKKHYHNFAELLETNDIWEVK, encoded by the coding sequence ATGACACAAGTCACAGCAAATCAATATAAAAAAGGCCTGGCACGCTGGTGTCCAGGATGTGGAGATCATTTCTTCTTGGCCAATTTGCACAAGGCGATGGCCGAAATGGGCGTTTCACCGCATGAAATAGCGGTGATTTCGGGTATCGGATGCTCGAGCCGACTGTCTTATTATATGAGTACGTATGCCATGCAGACCATCCACGGGCGGGCTGCTGCCATCGCCTCTGGGGCCAAAATCGTGAATCCAAATCTCACGGTGTGGCAGATTAGTGGTGATGGAGATGGACTTGCCATCGGTGGAAATCATTTCATTCACACCATCAGGCGCAATGTTAACCTGAACATGGTTTTGCTCAACAACCGCATTTATGGCTTGACAAAGGGACAATATTCACCTACCTCACCCCGAGGATTTGTGTCAAAATCGTCCCCCTACGGTACGGTGGAAGATCCGTTCCAGCCAGCAGAGCTATGCTTTGGTGCCCGCGGAAGGTTCTTTGCGCGTGCGGTTGCCAACGATACGCCGCACACAGTTGAGATTCTTCAAGCTGCTTACAAGCACAAAGGCGCATCGCTGTGCGAGATTTTGCAAAACTGTGTCATCTTCAACAACGGTGCTTACGAGCCAATTTACACCAAAGACGGACGTAAACAACATGCCATCTATGTAGAGCATGGCAAACCATTATTGTTTGGAGAGAATAATGAATATGGCCTCGTGCAAGATGGTTTCGGCCTGAAAGTGGTGAAGTTGGGCGAGAATGGCATTACTGAGAAGGACATCTTGGTACACGACGCACATGCGCAAGACGACACATTACACCTCAAACTGGCCATGATGGACAACGAACATGGTTTTCCTGTGGCTCTCGGTGTCATCCGTGACGTGGAAGCACCTACGTATGATGAGATGGTGAACAAGCAGATTGAGGAAGTAACAGCAAAGAAACACTATCATAACTTTGCCGAATTATTGGAGACAAATGATATCTGGGAAGTGAAATAA